ctcctagtgtaaactaatataagagtgtttagattactaaagtagtgatctaaacactcttatattagtttacggagggggTACTTGTTTTGGATTTGTCTAAATACAGATGTATTTAGACTCAttttagtgctagatacatccatatctagacaaatctaagacaagtaatTCAGAACGGAGGGAATATATCCAAACCCTCTCTTTGGCCATCACTGGTCACTGAGAATTTCCGGAAGGGTTCCCTCCCGGGTAAAACCCAACAAATCGAAACTCAAAATGTTTAACCCCACGTTGCCGCGATCTTCCAGCCCTAAAAGCACCTTGTGCGCGGACGAGCACAACCGAAGATCCAGAGCACCCTTACTCTTTCTCAACCAAAGAGAAACAAGCATCGACATTTGCTTTGATCCATCCAGCAAAGGCACCATGATTGTTGTCTTTGTTGCCTCACCTTGCTCAGTTCAACGCATACAGACTTTCCTCTTGTCCCCAAAGTATATAGTATCAGCCTTTCCTTCCTGGTCCGCTAAACTTTGGATCCCACTCCGGTACCGACGGTGACCTCGCACCCAATGTTCACGTGCAACCAAACTTCCCTCTAGTGTACATCGAGAGCTACCAGAGCGCACCAGCAGCCACGACTTGCGCACAAGGGCTCGCCACCCCGATCAGTGATCCAATTCCAACGTAATCTGAAACCGAGATGATGATCAAGTAATCAGTCTCTTGAGCCCGGGTGGTATTGCGTCCAAATCTGATAATGAGCCGATACCTTCCTCCTATGATACAAGTATGAAGCTTGAAGCTGAAACCGGGAGGACCGGTCCATGCAGGCCTGCGCTCACGCGCGGCGTTGGGGATCGCGGAAGCTTGCCCGCGCGTTCCGGCCGGGTCCTTGACCCTCTTCCGAACCACATGACTGACAGAGGCGTTTTGGCAAGAAGCTTCCTGGCAGATGGCCACAAACGCAACGAAAATCCGGATTGTCCCGACCCGTCGTCGATCGATGGTTGTCGTCATTAGCCGGCCGGCCCCGGTTTCTCTCCCGTGCGACTGTGAGCCGGTGACGAGATGGGTCGTGGGTACATGCCGTGATCCTGAACCTGAACGCTACATAGATTGCACCCATGCCTTACAAGAAAAGGGAACATGGCGACAGCCGCGCGATCCACTTGAGCGACCCATCCTTGTGCTTGTGCAAATGCTTCGTGTCCCTGCTCTCCGATACCACCACATCAGACACGAGCAGTCGAGGTCATACCCAAAAGCGGAGAACTCCCCGTCCATCCCTGGCTGGACGCGAGAAGGACGCGAGGAGAAGCGGTTGGTGCCCCACCAGGACAAGCGAGAACCGGGCCGGGACAAGAGGAGCAATTCAGATTCCCCACGATTCCACCCCCGGCTACTTGCTCCCGCGGAAAGCGGCCGCTCGCTGGCCGCCGTCGCTCTCCGGCTTTGTCCCGGCCAGCGCGGGCCTCGTCGCGTCCGAGAGCACGGCGCGCGAAAGCCGAGCCATCCACTGGCCCTGGCCGCATGCATGCGCAGAACATCGCTGTTGCCGCAAAGAAGATCTTTGGACGACGCGGATTAATCGCTTTTCTCTGTTCTGGTAGGTGGCCGGCCGAACAGTAGAACAGATACATGGCTCGGATGCAGAGTGGCGCTGGATGGCTGACAACGACGACGGCGGCTTGTTGTCATTGGGTCTCTACTGTACCGTGCGCCTGCAGATGAGACTTAGACGGCAGTTCGGCTCGCAACTGATCATCGCGTTAGGTTCCCGACGGGTCGCCGTCCGTGGAGACGTACGCATGCTTGGCGCTCGAAGCAGCAGGCTCGTCAGGTACTTACACCATCTCCAGCCGCGCCTTCAGAACCGCCTTCCCAGACGATTTTTTtgcgccggcgccgaaaaaacgGCCCAGTCGTGCTCCAAGGAGCCCATTTTTCGCCGGCTTGGGCCGAAATCAACGCTGGCGGACCCAGGTCGAACCCGACGCGCCGGGGCGAGTGTTTTGGCGCGAAACAGCCacgggcccgccgagtcagcgagACAGGCGCTTCGTCGACCTCATCGCCTCAGTTCCCGCGGGAATCAATGCAAAGGCTGCCGTGCGGGTCGccctccattgatgcctcacgggcggcgcagtgaagaCGCCGCCGACGCATGTCCCGCCCGCATGCGCCACGCGTCCGCCCGCatgctgccccccccccccccccccggccaccCCGCTTCGGCTATAAAAAGGCGCCCCTTCCCGCCGGTGAGCGCCACAGCCTCCCCCTCCAGTGAAAGCCTTTTCCCCGCCGGCGAGCTCTCCCACCACTCCCCTGCCCGCCGACGAGCGAAACCATGGCGGAGAGATACCCAGGCGACGGCGCAACggcgaacggcttcggccgccgacACCTCCAGGAGCCGGAGGCGCGCCTTCTATACGAGGCCGAGTACCCGGCGCCCCCTGACATGCGCGTGCCTGGCTCGTGGAGACTGAGCGCCGGCGGCGTCCCGGTGCCGCCGGTGCCCGAAGGGGCAGCACGACGGGCGGAGATCGCCCGCGTCCGCTCCTCGTTGACGGAGGAGCAGCGGAACGAGCCGAGGTACGCGCCCGACAGCGAAACGCTGTGGACGCTGTATTTCCAGCGCCGCCGCGAGGAGCAGATCGCCTCCGTCAATGGCATCATCCCCCGCGGCCGCCATAACTCCGAAGGACGGCGCGAGTGGTGGGGCGTCCCCGGCCGCACACTCGACGCCGTCCTCGACCACATCGAGACCGGCAATGTGCCGCGGCTGGAGTACCCGACGCGGCCCTCCTTCTCTCGTCGGCGCGGCAGTTCCTGGATCCCGCGGCGAATGGAGCCGGGGTCGTCCTCGTCGTCGGGCTCCGGCTCGCCGGCCCTCCGCCCCGTCAAGCCCGAGCCGGAGGAGACACCGCTCGGGCGTCGTGCTCGCAGCGGCGCCCTCGTCATCAACGAGCCCTCGCCTGCGACTGCACCGACGAGGCGCTCCCTCCGCCTGGTCCGGCCGAAGCCCGAGCCGGACATGCTCCCCGTGAAGCCGGAGCACGCCGGCATGGTGGCCCCCGACGACGAGTCCGCCCTCAAATGGGCGAAGGAGGACTACGTCCGCGAGCAGGTGCGCCGCCAGCGTCGGGCATATCTGGAGACCCAGGCCCGTAGCTGCGCCGAGGTGCGTCGCCGTGTCGCCGAGGTGGGCGGCGTTATCATCatcgacagcgacgacgagggcgaGGCCGGGCCGTCAAGCGCTGTCGGCGACCCCGGCGAGGGATGCAGCAGGGACGCCGCAGGTGAGGCGCgccgcgacgacgacgacggcagCGGCGACTACACCCGCTTCTACAGGCTTCTCGGCATGTAGACGGCGGCGGCtacgacggcggtggcggcggcagagGCAGCGGCTTAGGCTTTTATTAGTTCGTTTTTAAGTTAGTTCATGTATGTTTTTAAGTTTTTTTATAAATTTTGTCGAAAATTGGCCGAACTTCGCCGAGTTTGCAAAAAAATTGAAACGAACTTCGCTGAACCCGCGGCGACCGCGGGCGCGTGAGTGGGAGCAATCtagcgccggctcgcccccaggccGCTCTTTTTCGGCGCCCTGGGGGGCCGAACGGCCGAAGATGCTCTTAGTGCCCGATCAGCAGCTAGTCTAAATAGTCTCTCTTCTTGACAAAGTGTGGCAAAGAAGTTACGTATATGCACCACGGTCTGTCTTGTGTCTGTCTGCTTAGATTCATCCACAGCCCAGCACTGTGAACTCCTCTCGACGTCTCAACTCTGAGCTGAGCACAAACAAAACAGAGAAGAAAGGGTGtatgtgcgcgcgcgcgcgcgctcCATGGCCGCCGGCCGGCAATGCACACATCATTTTTCCCGGTGGAACAGCTAAGGAGTTGCCGTACAGATAGTGCCTTGCTGTTGAAAATGATGTCGCAACCATGCAGTATGGTACAGCCTAAATTCACTGACTGAACGATTCTTATTTTCCCGGCGTCCTGCATGACAAAAACTACACCTTGAAATGACCGCGAGATGATTGGGCAAAGGCATTAAGGCAATGCAGCGGGGATGGTACCTGCCAAAGAAACCAGGCCCGTTGCCTCTGGCATAATCAGGGACAAATAAGCCGTCTGAGAAAACTTAGTCAAATATGGCTTAATCATATGCACATTGAGAGCACTGACACAGTGTCATGTGGTGGACAAAACCCAAGCATTAATTCAGGCTTGTATGCTCCACTGGTATGTCGATAGCTCCAAGTGAAGAGACAATGTTTATTGGGGATATTACACATTTAAAGTACTAAAGGCCCAAATATATCATGTACTCtttccgtcccataatataagagtgtttttgacactagtgtacaGAGTGAATAATTGCTAATTAGCGACACAATATGCGATACTACTATCAAGTTCTCTAGTTAAACTTTCTGAATTTGCTATACGGCACACACAACACACGAATTAAATTGTTTATGGACAATACAAAACTGAATGAGATACAAATGTCAGGTGAGTGCTCTTTTAAAGGAATGTTATACTCCCCCGACTTCCATGTCGAGGATACACATAGCCACAATATTATTGAAGTTGATACAAGATAATGCAACCAAAGCATCAACAAGCAAGTACAGGAAATAGGCAACAATGATAGAACCATGACATGACATGACATGTAAACACTTATGACTAACTCATTTTCTTCCACAGCAACGCCTCCAAGAAGAAAGAACACACGGCAACAACACAATTATGCCAAGTTCAACCAATCAAGGCTAGAGTGTCGGTCCAGAAAATGCCTTCAACAAGTTAACAACACTATTATGTCGTTATTGAGTCGGATGAGTAAAGGCCAGAGCATGGATCCCCATCCCCGGCATGAAGTGGTATTTCTGTCACCATGTTGATGGCAGAACTTCCAGAAGCTCTCTCACCTAGCAGTCATCAAGAAAACCACAATGGCATCCTAATTAGATAGTTGCGAAGTAAGCCGCAAACCAAAACTTATCACGAATGTGCACCAAACTGGCCCAGATAGAGGATCGGCCTCGATTGGTAGTCCTCAGACTCATGAGACAAAAAGGAAGAGACGACACCATGAGTCGCATCAAGATCCGTTTGTCATATAGATTTGCGAGCACACCATTGATGTGCTTGCGGATGATAGCACATAAGCTTCTTCACCATAAGAACACATATAGTAAGAGAGCCACCTACCTGTTTGCCTCTAATGGAGAAGTGTCATAATGTGGCGGAGACAAAGGCCGAGCTAACGGGAAGTCGATGATGAGACATCTCCTACAAAAAGCTGCCACCAGCCAAGACGGATCATGGTCAAGCAGCATGGCAACGCCCGCCATTGCTCCTACAAACGGAGGGAGTCGTGCTTGTCGGTGACAGGGTCACGATGGATTGCCACCGACTCGACCAATCGTCGCAGTTCCCCACAAGTACACTGATATGTCCACCATTGTCAGATTTCGGTGGTCGTCACCCTGGTGTTTGAGCTCTGTTTTTCCATTGCCCATGGTTGTCACATTGCCATAGTCAGAGGCCCCATCTCCGTGCGAgaaaagaacccccccccccctccccaacCCTTCCAACCATCTATTTAGTAGGCTTTACCCGGTAGCATCATCTGATGACGGGGAGAGGAATATGATGGGAGGAGACGATAGTAGCGGCGGTGGCTAGGTTTCACCTTTCATCCCAAAGCTTCCCTAAGAATGACACGAATGAGTTGCATTCACAAATAATAATATTTCCTTGTTGCGGATGAGGTGAATGAGTGATGCAAATCACACAGAAGTTTTTTTCTCCTCGGCGGGCAAGGATAGTGGTATCTCATGATTAAAAAATGGGAAATATATTCAAAATCACCATGTGGAATGCTCCTTTTTCTTTTAGGTATAATAATGCTCCTTTTTTGCGGGATATATATAGAATGCTCCTTGTACTACACCCAAAGGAGTACAAAATCTTACCAAATATTGCATATTTGAACTCCTTTGTCTGCAACTCGCCGGGGAACAATTTGGAAGCATGGGTGTTCATGAAGTAAAAATGGCAGGTGTGTATTTCCATTTAGAAGTGAGTGAAAGCCACCATGATTAtgatattcataatgttgaagtcATGGTTAGTCACGTCGCTGCAAAGTTCTTCAATTCCAGAAGGCTCAAACCGGTAGTAGTTAGCATATCAGCAAGAAGGATAGCTTGCTAGAACTCTACACACACGTCATTGTACTTGTACCCTCAGAAAAAAAATAAAGGACACCGGAGATATGATGGGCCAGCTGGTTCATCTTAAACGTCATTTCACAACGCGTGTGCATATTGCTGATCTCTGTTCCCCCTTCAGAAGCCAATCTGGTGTTTGGGCTCTGTTTTCCATTGTCCATGGTCGTCACATTGCCATAGTCGGAGGCCTCCTCTCTGCGCGAGAAAAGAACCCCCTCCCCTTCGCAGCACTCCCGACTATCTATTTAGTAGGCTTTATTTACTAACATCATCTGATAGAGAGGAATATGATGGGAGGAGACGATAGTAGCGGCGGTGGCTAGGTTTCATCTAATGTTGCAAGCTTCTCTAAGAACGACGCAAACGACTTGCATTCGCAAATACTCCCTCCCTCctataatataagagcgtttttgacactacattaATGTaaaaaaatgctcttatattatggtaCGGAGGGTTTAATAATGTTCCCTTGTGACGGATGAGGTGAGTGAGTGAAAACTGACTACGAACTTGTACGGTACAAATCACACGGAAGCTTTTTTTCTCGAGCGGGCAAGGATAGTTGTACGCTCCTTTTTCTTTCACGCATATAGAATACTCCCTTTTTTGCCGGATATATAGAATGCCCCTTGTACTACACCCAGGGCAGTACAAAAATTTACCAAACGTTGCATATTTGAACTCCTTTGTCTGCAACTCGGGGAGCAATTCGGAAGCATACGCGTTCATGAAGGAAAAATGGCAGGTGTGTATTCCCATTTAGAAGCGAGTGAAAGCCACCACGATTATAggatattcataatgttgaagtcATGGCTAGTCACGTCGCTGCAAAGTTCTTCTCCAGTTCTAGAAGTCTCAAACGGGTAGTTAGCATATCATCGTGGCAGGAAGGATAGCTTGCTAGAACTCTGCACACACGTCATTGTTCTCCCGGACAAAAACAATGAACACGGGAGATACCACGAACTACGAAGGGCCAACTGCTTCATCTTGAACGTCATTTCGCAACGCGTGCGCATGTTGCTGATCCCCGTTCCCTTCAGAATGTCGATAAGCCATCGCGTTGACTGCAGGGACAATACACATCGTTGGATGCACACGGTAACTACGTTTTGCCTTGCATTTTTGCTCTCTTTCTTTTTGGTTAATTTAGTCTGGCCTAGCCCATCACGACGTGCTGCACCACGTTTTTCCATGCCCTCGTCCGTCTCGTCTGGCCGAGTCTCCAGCCATTAGAATTTGGCAGAGAATAAAATCCTTCTCAACAATCCATCCACTCGCCCAATTAAAACCGATCGCCTGCTCGTTCAACGGCAACAAAAAGAGAAGAAAAGAGGCCATGGTGGCTTCATCCCCTCACCAAATCCACAGCCCCCCGGCTCTGACCCATAAGTAAAGCCACGCTCCCTCTAGCCGGCTAGCGCGCGCTCTCCCCCTCTCCGCGGCACGCATCATCAGACGACCCACGTACATACCAAGCGGAGAGGGACCAGCAAAGCGAAGCTGCGGGCGCCATGTCATTCCCCGGCCGCCGCAAGTCCTcgctcgccggcgccggcgggggTGCCGGCGGCGGACCGTTCGACTCGCTCGGCGCGAAGCAGAGCGCGTCGCGCAAGGGCGGGCGGCTGCCGGTCTACGTGGCGGGCATCTTCTTCGTCATCTTCGTCATCATCATGTACGGCGAGGACATCCGGTCCGTCACCCTCGAGCCGCTCGCGCGCGGCGTCGGGCCCGTCAGGCAGCAGGCGGTCGTCGTCTCGGACGCCGGCCGCGCGGCCGCCACCCCGCGGCGGGACGTGCTCTCTTCGTCCACGGAGAAGAGGACCGTCGCCCCGCGGCGCGACGTGATCGCTTCTCCGGAGAGGCCCGTCCCCGTGGCGCTGCCGCGCGACGACGGAAGAGAGACGCCGGGGCACACGCCGGCGAAGACAGAGACGGCGCCGGAGCAGGTGATCCGGAAGGTCACCGCCCCCAAGGTGAAGAAGCCGAAGAAGGCGAAGAAGCCGAGGCGGCTGCGGCCGGCGAggaagacggtggcggcggggggcGTGGTGGGGTCGCCGGAGACGTGCGACCTGTCCAAGGGCGAGTGGGTGTTCGACAACGCGAGCTACCCGCTGTACCGCGAGGAGGAGTGCTCGTTCCTGACGTCGCAGGTGACGTGCATGAAGAACGGCCGCCGCGACGACAACTACCAGAAGTGGCGGTGGCAGCCCAAGGACTGCGACATGCCCAGGTGCGTTTCTGCTCGCTGCTCGTTCCGGCGACTCGATCAGGCCGGCGATCGGCGTGCATGCGTGATTAAACGGCGAGTTTCTTGGTGCTCCTGAATTGCAGGTTTGATGCGAAGCTGTTCATAGAGAGGCTCCGGAACAAGCGGTTCATGTTCGTGGGGGACTCGCTGAACCGGAACCAATGGGAGTCGATGGTGTGCCTGGTGCAGTCGGCCGTGTCGCCGGACAAGAAGTACGTCACATGGGAGGACCAGCGGGTCGTCTTCCACGCCTGGGTGAGTACTTACCACAAAACAATGGCCGTCCCGGCAGCATCTCTCTCTCGACCGGCCGGTTCATGCCGCCAACGATCGAGAACGAACCTTAGCCAGTTGGCCAACCGGCAGGGCCCACGGCTGCCGCAACGGTTTTTCAAACGTGACGTCGTACGTAGTGGTACCTGTACCGTAGCCGTAGGTGGCGGCTTAGCGAGTACACCTACACCAACAACTACGACGTATCCCATCCGTCTAGGGTGTCTTCTTGCGCCTGCTTCTGATCAGGAGGTCAAATAATGTCCGTTTCTTAACTAATCCTGTTGCATATCAACGTACGTTGATCAACAACAACAGGAGTTCAACGCGACGGTGGAGTTCTACTGGTCGCCGTTCCTGGTGGAGTCCAACTCGGACAACCCCAAGATCCACAGCATCCCGACCCGGATCATCGACGCGGGGGCGATCGCCGCGCACGCCGAGAACTGGCGCAACGCCGACTACCTCGTCTTCAACACCTACATCTGGTGGATGAACACGCTCAACATGAAACTCAGGTACGTATGTGCACAACACGATCGAGAACATGCCGTGCCGTCTCGTGCGTGCGTGCATCCAACGGCGCGCCTGCCGGGACGTGCACGTACGCACGGTCGAAGTAGTGAAAATGCATGCGCTGCGGTGACACTGACTGACATGGAGGTTGGTTGACGGATGGATTGGCAGGAGGCCGGGCGGGCAGGACTGGGAGGACCATGACGAGGTGGTGAGGATCGAGGCGTACCGGAAGGTTCTCAGCACCTGGGCCGGCTGGGTGAACGACAACATCGACCCGGCGCGcacgtccgtcttcttcatgAGCATGTCGCCTCTTCACCTCAGGTACCGGTCGAACCCTACCTACTCCCGCAGTTTTCTAGTATTCCGTTCCACTGTAGGTAGATCAGTTTTGTTCTTCCTGGTGGTAGTCAGTACGCGCACCTGCACCGTAGTTCCTAGGAAACGCCAAAATCTCGACATTTCAGAGGGCGAATTACGGTACGACACGCTGGCTGCGACGGCCAAAAAGACGAAGCCGGCAGCGCGTGGTGCGTACCGGGTGTCGTTACCGGTCCAACCCGAGACCGGTGCACGCGTCGGGCTGCGGCTCGGAATTGCAGACGCGCACGGGCTGGTGGTCTAGTGGGGTCCCGCACGCACGGTCGGTTTCCGGGGGCGGAGCGGCCGGGGACGGACGGCGAGCGCGCGCGCGGGATTGGAAGTTGGAACGAGTCGGAGCGGATCGGTCGCTGTCTTGGGAGAAAATGGAAGTGACAGACAGTCGTGGCAGACCTGGTCCGGCGGCCTGCGTGCTTGAATATTCCCCGGTTTTTTCTTCTCTTTATTCTTCTTCATCAAATACTTGTCATAACTTAACTTGAGATAGCTGACCACACATGCCATGTCGTAATATTCCCCGGTTAAAATGTACTATATCCTGTCGATGGAGCAGGCAGCCGGGTCGTGCAACATTCTCTAGGTGCGATGCGACTAGCAGAGCATGTACTGGATGGAACACATGGCCTCACGTTGCCCACCCGCTCGTTGACCTTCTCTGTACACATGTGGTAGCATACTCCTGTAGTAGTTGGTGTAATGGATACCGTTGTACGTATAGTTTAGTGAGCCAGTTAGGATATACGTACGTACGCCGTTGGTTCACACATGCATGCATGGTTTGAAATTCCGAACAgcgtactactactagtatatgATGGTAGATAGAATAATGTACATGGGCTAATATACAGTCACAAGGAATGCCACCCCACCACTGCATGCATAATGCCATTGCCACTGGACTTTTCAAATAGATCGTCATCTATTGGGATCGCCAATGGAGCATACTACTTCTGTAAAACCACGGTAGCTCGGTATGCATGTCGTGACCAGCACTGCAGTGAGCAGTATAATTGTATGCACAAATCGTGTACACGTCTTTTTAGATGTCACTTGGGGTGGAATCTACTTCTCCTCCCTCCACTTTACGCGGTCAAAACGACGTGCGTCACAACTCACAACTCACAGCACACaaattctaaaataaataaaaaactcacaacacacaaacggacttggTAAACTCCTTTACAAAATTCCAAGCAGAAGATGCTCCTCCAATGGAGCGGGTAGTTGCCCCCCTCTCGTTGTCGCCCAAGCAGCACTCTGAAAAATTAATAATGGAGAACTACTCGATAGGACCCTAGGAAGGATACATACATACATGTACATGCATGGTATGACCATGTACAATTCTGCGTACCTGTCAATCACATGGACCCTCGGCTCAAATCATTCTGAGCACATGAATCTTAGACGGAAGCTTCCGTCGTCGCGAACGAGTCCCGGCCCCGTACATGATGCACCAATCATGCATTTCATGCGCCAGCGACGTACTACTAGTCGCGAATGAGTCTCGTGTGCTCGTATCGTATTGGTGCTTCGTGAGATGTGGAATAGTCTTCGGCACCTCTGCCAATGATCGTTCCGAGAGATCATCCCGTGACCGCAAGTTTCGGATCTTGGAACGGACAACACATTTTTTTAGGACAAGTAGCCGGCTGCAGGTACGTAGTTCCAGCAGCGTTTGGGGTTTTCCTTCTGCGTAGTAATCCGATTATTCCTAGCTATAAGGATCAAACGGACGGTTGTGTTGTGTTGTGTTGGTTACCTAGCTGTAGGCGTTGATAAGGACGTCGTGGACATGGCCCTGGGATGACGCCTCACGAAAGCTCCCCTAAACCTTTTAGAAAAAGAAGGAGTAAATTGCACGAAACCACCATTTTGAAGGCTAGGTTTGCAGAAAACACTACGCCACATTTTTGTTGCAGAACACACCACGTCTTGTGTAATCGTTTTGCAAAAACCACTGATCGGCGGATTAGAGGTCTTTGAGCATGTTTATGACAGATGGGGCCCGTTCGTCAGGAGTTGACTTGGCAAAAACATGCCACACGTACACTTTGACTAGTCTTCTCTGGCCAAAACGATAAGTCATCTGGTTTTCTCGCATGTGCGCCTCTACCCACGCCCAGTCCCGCGGACGGACTGCACCGTCGTCACCGGCGCGCCCAACGGCCCCTCCAGCTCCTCTCCCCTCCCTCTACTCCTCTCCAATCCATCGTCGCTCGCCCCGCCCCGGCCAAGGCAGAGGTCACAGTCGCCGTTGCCACACCGAGGCAGAGGCCGACACCAGCGCTCCCCCGTGGATCGGCGCCATCTTGAGCAGGGCCACCCTGTCCTCGCAGGGATCCCGACGCTGCCTGGAGCACCGTCGTCGAATCCATGTCAGATCTGGAGCACCTCGAGCACGAGGCGGGTGTCTTGTAGCTCGGAGACGGCCGAGGAGCTCGCGTGCGCGGCCTGGGACACGCCGACGCGGTCGGGGGCGCGCCGCCGGCTCCTGCCCGCGAATCTCGTCGTTGGTGGGCGGCGGCGCCCATGGAGGCTTGGGTCGATGTCGTCTTCGAGACCCGCCGGTGGACGCTGCTGCCGTTGGGGCAAGGGGTGCGCGATGTCCTGCTAGGGGAAGGGGCGCGCCGTCGGCTGGGCGACCCGCCTGCTATCGTCGTCTTCCCGATGCGCTGCTGGGGGAAGGGCGCGCCATGACGGGGAAGGCGGCTGAGGAGAGGAGCGCGACTACCGCAGGGCACTCGCCGGTGGACGCTGCTGCCGCGGAGGCCGACACCGAGGGAGTtggggcggcggtggtggtggctTGAATGGGGAttgggcgagaggaagaagagaatGGACTGTGTGGGATCATGTCAACGTGGCGTTTTTGACTAGTCAAAGTCCCCGCGTGGCATGTTTTTGCCAAGTCAGCTCCTGACGAACGGGCCCCATCTGTCATAAACATGCTTAAAGACCTCTAATCCGCCGATCAGTGGTTTTTGCAAAACGGTTACACAAGACGTGGTGTGTTCT
The Aegilops tauschii subsp. strangulata cultivar AL8/78 chromosome 3, Aet v6.0, whole genome shotgun sequence genome window above contains:
- the LOC109763741 gene encoding xylan O-acetyltransferase 1, with product MSFPGRRKSSLAGAGGGAGGGPFDSLGAKQSASRKGGRLPVYVAGIFFVIFVIIMYGEDIRSVTLEPLARGVGPVRQQAVVVSDAGRAAATPRRDVLSSSTEKRTVAPRRDVIASPERPVPVALPRDDGRETPGHTPAKTETAPEQVIRKVTAPKVKKPKKAKKPRRLRPARKTVAAGGVVGSPETCDLSKGEWVFDNASYPLYREEECSFLTSQVTCMKNGRRDDNYQKWRWQPKDCDMPRFDAKLFIERLRNKRFMFVGDSLNRNQWESMVCLVQSAVSPDKKYVTWEDQRVVFHAWEFNATVEFYWSPFLVESNSDNPKIHSIPTRIIDAGAIAAHAENWRNADYLVFNTYIWWMNTLNMKLRRPGGQDWEDHDEVVRIEAYRKVLSTWAGWVNDNIDPARTSVFFMSMSPLHLSPQVWGNPNGIRCAKETMPLVNWRGPIWLGTDWDMFKVASNITRAAAPRVPITFVDITTMSERRKDGHTSVHTIRQGQILTPEQQADPGTYADCIHWCLPGVPDIWNSLLYTRIMSRPEAATAALTAR